The following are encoded in a window of Rubellicoccus peritrichatus genomic DNA:
- a CDS encoding IclR family transcriptional regulator, which yields MHKAISVLQYLADCERAVSVKELAYSLNIPSASCYRLVRTLLEHNWVREVPEGGLRIAFGVAHVARSYSEVEALVSELEVPIRRLANDLGMSVKVSLREGHYATTALRAEPARPNAITSPIGYRFHLTIGSAAAVLLAQLSDEEVELILQTAPDEAWKRQAREDVWSRIRDCRVNGVCCDLGLQHPSIFAMSVPLKLSDLLTVALTAVGWKEDFESHKREVITKHLTSVALSLGDL from the coding sequence GTGCATAAAGCTATATCCGTGTTGCAGTACTTGGCTGATTGTGAGCGTGCTGTAAGCGTTAAGGAACTAGCATATTCATTGAACATTCCATCTGCAAGCTGCTATCGCTTAGTGCGTACGCTGCTTGAGCATAATTGGGTGCGTGAGGTTCCTGAGGGAGGCTTGCGGATAGCCTTTGGGGTGGCACATGTCGCCAGGTCTTACTCGGAAGTGGAGGCTCTTGTGTCTGAGCTGGAGGTTCCAATTCGGCGATTGGCCAACGATTTGGGTATGTCTGTGAAGGTGAGTTTGCGAGAGGGTCATTATGCGACTACGGCTTTGCGTGCTGAACCTGCCAGGCCGAACGCAATTACCAGTCCAATTGGTTACCGTTTTCACCTGACAATTGGTTCGGCTGCAGCAGTCCTGTTGGCACAACTCAGTGATGAAGAGGTGGAGCTGATTTTACAAACCGCGCCTGATGAAGCATGGAAACGACAAGCGCGTGAAGATGTTTGGTCGCGCATTCGAGATTGTCGAGTGAATGGTGTCTGTTGTGATTTGGGTCTGCAGCATCCGTCTATTTTTGCGATGTCTGTGCCGCTCAAGTTGTCCGATTTGCTGACAGTTGCACTGACTGCGGTTGGTTGGAAGGAGGATTTTGAGAGCCACAAGCGGGAAGTTATTACAAAGCATTTAACCTCAGTCGCTCTATCTTTGGGTGATTTATAA
- a CDS encoding RraA family protein, whose protein sequence is MSEKMNVDKLQQMRDTVEEVELSIPLEDLCKRFEKLYSGAVNDVLREMLLPNQALPSGIMPLRDDMVVCGEAFTVKAIKDPTMGGELEVRVKMLDQLKPGHVVLWNANGDDEASHWGGVMTRAAINRGCRGAIVDGGIRDTKDILDQGFPIWYRYRTSNGALSRTKLVDFQVPIFIGDIVIKPGDIILADIDGGVVIPRNLAVAVLERAEKVENNEEEIKEWVEAGMSAKEIHDRGGYF, encoded by the coding sequence ATGTCCGAAAAAATGAATGTGGATAAGCTTCAGCAGATGCGAGACACAGTTGAGGAAGTCGAATTGTCCATTCCGTTGGAAGATCTTTGCAAGCGCTTTGAAAAGTTATACAGCGGCGCAGTCAATGACGTACTACGCGAAATGCTGCTTCCCAATCAAGCACTGCCGTCCGGCATTATGCCCCTGCGTGACGACATGGTTGTTTGTGGCGAAGCCTTCACCGTAAAAGCAATCAAAGACCCTACGATGGGCGGCGAGCTGGAAGTCCGCGTAAAGATGCTTGATCAGCTCAAGCCAGGGCACGTCGTCCTGTGGAACGCCAATGGCGACGACGAAGCATCGCACTGGGGTGGTGTCATGACCCGCGCCGCAATAAACCGCGGGTGCCGTGGAGCCATCGTCGATGGTGGTATTCGAGACACAAAGGATATCCTGGATCAAGGCTTCCCGATCTGGTATCGCTATCGCACCAGCAATGGCGCATTATCGCGCACCAAATTAGTCGATTTTCAGGTCCCTATCTTCATCGGCGACATAGTGATCAAACCCGGAGACATAATCCTCGCAGATATCGATGGTGGCGTCGTCATCCCCCGAAATCTCGCAGTCGCAGTTCTTGAGCGCGCGGAAAAAGTCGAGAACAACGAAGAGGAGATTAAAGAATGGGTGGAAGCAGGTATGAGCGCCAAGGAAATCCATGACCGGGGCGGATACTTCTGA
- a CDS encoding SDR family NAD(P)-dependent oxidoreductase encodes MQKLFNLSGRSALVTGSTRGIGRAIAHTLAQAGANVAIHGTSSEQLADTVATEIRSYDVKCTTILKDLGDEDAPQCLFDATTDAFGNMDILVSNASIQIPKPWLKGSREDFHQQINANLRCAYELIQLVVPAMQKRQWGRILTVGSVQEAKPHPDMLVYAATKSAQTSMVRNLAKQLAPHGITVNNLAPGVIGTERSLSRLDDENYKQLVLSKIPTARIGKPEDCAGTALLLCSNAASYLTGQNIYVDGGMSL; translated from the coding sequence ATGCAGAAATTATTTAACCTGAGCGGACGCTCTGCATTGGTAACCGGATCGACGCGAGGCATTGGCCGAGCAATTGCACACACATTGGCTCAAGCCGGAGCCAACGTTGCCATCCACGGAACGAGCAGTGAGCAACTTGCTGATACTGTAGCCACTGAGATTCGTAGCTACGATGTCAAATGCACGACCATACTCAAAGACCTCGGAGATGAAGATGCCCCGCAATGCCTCTTTGATGCAACAACGGACGCATTCGGCAATATGGATATTCTCGTCTCCAACGCATCTATTCAAATACCCAAGCCTTGGCTCAAAGGCAGCCGCGAAGATTTTCACCAACAGATAAATGCCAACCTACGTTGCGCCTATGAACTCATTCAGCTGGTCGTCCCTGCAATGCAGAAACGCCAATGGGGACGGATCCTTACAGTCGGAAGTGTGCAGGAAGCCAAGCCGCATCCAGACATGCTCGTTTATGCCGCTACGAAGTCAGCTCAAACCAGCATGGTTCGCAACCTGGCCAAACAGCTGGCACCCCATGGCATTACCGTAAACAATTTGGCGCCGGGCGTTATCGGAACAGAGCGTTCACTGAGCCGATTAGATGACGAAAACTACAAGCAACTCGTCCTGAGCAAAATCCCAACAGCCCGTATCGGCAAACCCGAGGACTGCGCAGGAACCGCACTGCTTCTTTGTAGTAATGCAGCCTCCTATCTCACAGGTCAGAACATTTATGTCGATGGCGGCATGAGCCTTTAG
- a CDS encoding enolase C-terminal domain-like protein, giving the protein MKIVDLKVRTVAIPLTCQLRHNTGVHPGYFLRTILELVTDDGIVGLGEVGGGDQRAALMKLKPRIIGMSPFHLETIKLKVLRSIYYMSNARLYAAIEMACLDIQGKAMNLSLSDLLGGSVRPEIPMIAYLFWRYDRPDGKDDTCAEDLADWCEELTETLGVQSMKLKAGVMDPGEEARVLELCRERLGPDYGLRIDPNGVWSIPTAVKIGRRLEAIAPEYFEDPSWGLNGNAEVRKQVRIPVATNMYPARYDDLAPAIKLGSIDIVLTDIHYWEGPKGVKDLAAICRTFGLGVAMHSGAEFGIELAAMLHTASTIPEMTFAGDAHYHYLTDDIIVGGLMKYENGAIKVPTGPGLGVELDPEKMDKYEREYEKRGDYYARFHQDPKRPDWFPIVGGL; this is encoded by the coding sequence ATGAAAATTGTTGACCTAAAAGTGCGCACTGTCGCCATACCTCTCACCTGTCAGTTACGCCATAATACTGGTGTCCACCCAGGCTACTTTCTTCGGACAATCCTCGAGCTCGTCACAGACGATGGCATCGTGGGCCTAGGCGAAGTTGGCGGAGGAGACCAGCGTGCTGCGCTCATGAAGCTCAAACCTCGCATTATCGGCATGAGCCCTTTCCATCTGGAAACGATCAAGTTGAAGGTATTGCGAAGCATTTACTACATGTCCAATGCGCGCCTATATGCAGCCATCGAAATGGCCTGTCTGGACATTCAGGGCAAAGCGATGAACCTATCACTCTCAGACTTGTTAGGCGGTAGCGTTCGTCCTGAAATCCCAATGATAGCCTATCTTTTCTGGCGCTATGATCGCCCGGACGGAAAAGACGATACCTGCGCCGAGGATCTCGCGGACTGGTGTGAAGAACTCACAGAGACACTTGGCGTGCAATCAATGAAACTGAAAGCCGGAGTCATGGATCCTGGCGAAGAAGCGCGCGTCCTTGAGCTTTGCCGTGAACGTTTAGGACCGGATTACGGCTTACGCATCGACCCCAACGGAGTCTGGTCAATCCCTACGGCAGTCAAGATCGGCCGCCGCCTGGAAGCAATCGCTCCTGAGTACTTCGAAGATCCCTCCTGGGGGTTGAACGGTAACGCCGAGGTCAGAAAACAAGTCCGGATACCGGTTGCCACAAACATGTATCCTGCACGTTACGATGATCTGGCGCCTGCGATCAAACTCGGATCAATCGACATCGTTCTGACTGACATCCATTACTGGGAAGGCCCAAAGGGCGTGAAGGATTTAGCAGCAATCTGCCGTACCTTCGGACTTGGCGTCGCAATGCACAGCGGTGCTGAGTTCGGCATCGAGCTGGCCGCCATGCTCCACACAGCATCCACCATTCCGGAAATGACGTTTGCAGGTGATGCCCACTATCACTACCTGACCGATGACATCATAGTCGGCGGTCTCATGAAATACGAAAATGGGGCTATAAAGGTACCCACAGGCCCTGGACTCGGCGTCGAGCTCGACCCGGAGAAGATGGATAAATATGAGCGGGAATATGAGAAACGCGGCGATTACTATGCACGCTTCCATCAGGATCCGAAACGCCCGGACTGGTTCCCTATCGTCGGAGGACTTTAA